A section of the Ciceribacter thiooxidans genome encodes:
- a CDS encoding aspartate/glutamate racemase family protein, which yields MKTIGLIGGMSFESSAVYYRHINEMVRSRLGGIASAEVLMHSVNFAEIVGYQKAGRWDLAEKRLGDCARGLEAAGADCVLICTNTMHLVADAVAARVDIPLINIIDETAAAIRTEGFKRPLLLATRYTMEHGFYTERMRKQGLDPMVPEEADRQTVHDVIFDELCAGNIIDASRDAYLAIIDKAKAAGADCVILGCTEICLLIDPDQLSLPGFDSTRIHAAAAVEFAMSEAELGKQMVA from the coding sequence ATGAAAACAATCGGCCTCATTGGCGGCATGAGCTTCGAAAGCTCGGCGGTCTATTACCGTCATATCAACGAGATGGTCCGCAGCCGCCTCGGCGGCATCGCCTCGGCCGAAGTCCTGATGCACTCGGTCAACTTTGCCGAGATCGTCGGCTATCAGAAGGCCGGCCGATGGGATCTCGCCGAGAAACGCCTCGGCGATTGCGCCCGCGGCCTCGAAGCGGCGGGTGCCGATTGCGTGCTGATCTGCACCAACACCATGCATCTCGTCGCCGACGCCGTCGCAGCCCGCGTCGACATCCCCCTCATCAACATCATCGACGAAACGGCTGCGGCGATCCGCACCGAAGGGTTCAAGCGCCCTCTCCTCCTCGCCACCCGCTACACGATGGAGCACGGCTTCTACACCGAGCGCATGCGCAAGCAGGGCCTCGACCCAATGGTGCCCGAAGAGGCGGACCGGCAAACCGTCCATGACGTCATCTTCGACGAACTCTGCGCCGGCAATATCATCGACGCTTCGCGCGACGCCTATCTCGCCATCATCGACAAGGCGAAGGCCGCCGGCGCCGATTGCGTCATTCTCGGCTGCACGGAGATTTGCCTGCTGATCGATCCCGATCAGCTCTCGCTTCCCGGCTTCGACTCCACCCGGATTCACGCAGCAGCCGCAGTGGAATTCGCGATGTCGGAGGCCGAACTCGGCAAACAAATGGTTGCCTGA
- a CDS encoding DUF4087 domain-containing protein — MRAPFSSMLIAAAVAALPSIALAAENRCGWVQNPTPGNYWLDDRDGTWIIATQGSEDEALGMENMGDISAGDYVKTNGYYGYACGCMKVETERNTDPQDSAAGRITAIYSFKQLTIAKCSADKSLPAPE; from the coding sequence ATGCGGGCCCCTTTCTCTTCAATGTTGATCGCCGCCGCTGTGGCCGCACTGCCGAGTATCGCCCTCGCGGCCGAGAACCGTTGCGGCTGGGTACAGAATCCAACCCCCGGCAATTATTGGCTCGACGACCGCGACGGCACCTGGATCATCGCGACCCAGGGCTCGGAAGACGAAGCGTTGGGCATGGAGAACATGGGCGACATCTCCGCCGGAGACTACGTCAAGACCAACGGCTATTACGGCTATGCATGCGGCTGCATGAAGGTCGAGACGGAGCGCAACACCGATCCGCAGGACTCCGCGGCCGGTCGGATCACGGCGATCTATTCGTTCAAGCAGCTCACAATCGCCAAGTGCAGCGCCGACAAGAGCCTGCCGGCCCCGGAATAA
- a CDS encoding Lrp/AsnC family transcriptional regulator, translating to MLDERDRKILDALQHDATIQVSQLAELVALSPSACSRRIQRLEEAGYIARRVAILDRDRVGVPTTVFALVKTSHHSEDWTEAFRRAISDIPEVVEAHRLTGSYDYLLKIAVPRVEQYDVVYRRLVRRIELFDVSAFISMETLKAGEAVPVNYAE from the coding sequence GTGCTGGACGAGCGTGATCGGAAGATTCTGGATGCGTTGCAGCATGATGCGACCATACAGGTGTCGCAGCTCGCCGAACTGGTGGCGCTTTCGCCCTCGGCCTGCTCGCGCCGCATCCAACGGCTGGAGGAGGCTGGATATATTGCAAGACGGGTCGCGATCCTCGATCGCGACAGGGTCGGGGTGCCGACCACCGTCTTCGCGCTGGTGAAGACCTCGCATCATTCCGAGGACTGGACGGAAGCCTTCCGCCGTGCGATCAGCGACATTCCCGAGGTCGTGGAAGCACATCGGCTGACGGGAAGTTACGATTACCTGCTGAAGATCGCCGTTCCGCGGGTCGAGCAATATGACGTCGTCTATCGGCGGCTCGTGCGGCGTATCGAACTCTTCGACGTTTCAGCCTTCATATCGATGGAAACGCTGAAGGCCGGGGAGGCGGTTCCGGTCAACTATGCCGAATGA
- a CDS encoding CASTOR/POLLUX-related putative ion channel codes for MKTNTNWRARLRYEFDKSMAAGAVALIGWLALVSLVVIIIAAAFLSLTGVGPDDGSPVTFIEAAWESLMRTMDAGAMGADQGWSFRGVSLVVTFAGIFVFSALISVISSGLEGKLDELRKGRSHVIENDHTIILNWSASVFDIISELVIANQSRKRARIVIMADKDKVEMEEEIAAKVGDLKNTKIICRSGDPTDLYDLGILSPQTSRSVIVLSPDSDDPDSQVIKTVLALVNDPNRRTAPYKIAAEIRDAGNAEVATIVGGREMQLVLADDLISRIVVHSSRQAGLSAVYSELLDFDGCEIYTLDQPELAGKPFGAAVMSYDVSTLIGLCDTEGKVHLNPSPNRVFEPCEKAIIIAEDDASIRISSTPAVCAKEAILPVVARERRPERTLILGWNRRGPLIATELARYVAPGSLLTIAANTPEFEREAASLAVAGSLTVEYQVVDTSSRAALDALDVPSYDHVLVLGYSDDMSAQSADTRTLITLLQLRKIAERAGRHISVVSEMIDVRNRELAEVTRADDFVVSNKLVSLMLAQASENEYMAAIFGELLDEEGSEIYLRPLSDYVAIDRPVNFHTIALSALRRGEVAIGYRRQRENDPDERNLGGVTVNPNRTEMISFDNKDMVIVLARD; via the coding sequence ATGAAGACGAACACCAACTGGCGGGCGCGGTTGCGCTACGAATTCGACAAGAGCATGGCGGCAGGAGCCGTCGCGCTGATCGGCTGGCTGGCGCTCGTCTCGCTCGTTGTAATCATCATCGCCGCCGCCTTTCTCTCCCTGACCGGGGTCGGTCCCGACGACGGCTCGCCGGTGACCTTCATCGAGGCGGCGTGGGAATCGCTGATGCGCACCATGGACGCCGGTGCGATGGGCGCAGACCAAGGCTGGAGCTTCCGCGGGGTGTCGCTCGTCGTCACCTTCGCCGGCATCTTCGTCTTCTCGGCCCTGATCAGCGTGATCAGTTCCGGCCTCGAGGGCAAGCTCGATGAACTGCGCAAGGGCCGTTCCCATGTGATCGAGAACGACCACACCATCATTCTCAACTGGTCGGCCTCGGTCTTCGACATCATCTCCGAGCTCGTCATCGCCAACCAGAGCCGCAAGCGCGCCCGCATCGTCATCATGGCCGACAAGGATAAGGTGGAAATGGAAGAGGAGATCGCCGCCAAGGTCGGCGATCTCAAGAATACCAAGATCATCTGCCGCAGCGGCGACCCGACGGATCTCTATGACCTCGGCATTTTGAGCCCGCAGACCTCGCGATCGGTGATCGTGCTCTCCCCCGATTCGGACGATCCGGACTCGCAGGTCATCAAGACGGTGCTCGCCCTCGTCAACGATCCGAATCGCCGCACGGCCCCCTACAAGATCGCCGCCGAGATCCGCGACGCGGGCAATGCGGAGGTCGCGACGATCGTCGGTGGACGCGAAATGCAGCTCGTACTCGCCGACGACCTGATTTCGCGGATCGTCGTCCATTCCAGCCGCCAGGCCGGCCTCAGCGCCGTCTATTCGGAACTCCTCGACTTCGACGGATGCGAGATCTACACGCTCGACCAGCCGGAACTCGCAGGCAAGCCGTTCGGCGCCGCCGTGATGTCCTACGACGTTTCGACGCTGATCGGGCTCTGCGACACGGAAGGCAAGGTGCACCTCAACCCGTCGCCAAACCGCGTCTTCGAGCCCTGCGAGAAGGCGATCATTATTGCCGAAGACGATGCCTCGATCAGGATATCGTCCACCCCGGCCGTTTGCGCCAAGGAGGCGATTCTGCCCGTCGTCGCGCGAGAGCGCCGTCCGGAGCGAACGCTCATTCTCGGCTGGAACCGGCGCGGCCCGCTGATTGCGACGGAACTCGCCCGCTACGTCGCTCCCGGCTCGCTGCTGACGATCGCTGCGAACACGCCGGAGTTCGAGCGAGAGGCCGCCTCGCTCGCCGTCGCCGGGTCTCTCACCGTCGAATACCAGGTCGTTGACACGAGTAGCCGTGCCGCACTCGATGCGCTCGACGTTCCGTCCTACGACCACGTCCTCGTGCTCGGCTACAGCGACGATATGAGCGCCCAGTCGGCCGACACCCGCACCTTGATTACCCTGCTGCAGCTTCGCAAGATTGCGGAACGGGCCGGCCGACATATCAGTGTCGTCAGCGAGATGATCGACGTGCGCAACCGCGAGCTCGCGGAAGTGACCCGCGCGGACGATTTCGTCGTCAGCAACAAGCTGGTCAGCCTGATGCTCGCGCAGGCCTCGGAGAACGAGTACATGGCGGCGATCTTCGGCGAGCTGCTCGACGAGGAAGGATCGGAAATCTACCTCCGCCCGCTGTCGGACTATGTCGCGATCGACAGGCCGGTGAACTTCCACACGATCGCGCTCTCGGCGCTGCGCCGCGGCGAAGTTGCGATCGGCTACCGGCGACAGCGCGAGAACGATCCCGACGAGCGCAATCTCGGCGGCGTTACGGTCAATCCGAACCGCACGGAGATGATCTCGTTCGACAACAAAGACATGGTGATCGTGCTCGCCCGCGACTGA
- a CDS encoding PLP-dependent aminotransferase family protein, producing MLNWESIFATRSSRMRASEIRELLKLLDKPDIISFAGGIPDPKLFPDEHFKAAYADVFAGEGVGAALQYSVSEGYKPLREWLQSEMGRIGIDCTADNIFITSGSQQALDYIGKLFLSPKDTALVTWPTYLGALQAFNAYEPTFDQLSLSGNRTPESYQAAAQKAGGEVKFAYLSSDFANPTGETVDRAGRERLLDMAGELDIAVIEDAAYQHLRYEGEAIPPILSLDIARKGSIENTRTIYCGSFSKTLAPGLRVGYVVAAMPVIRKLVLMKQAADLHSSTINQIAIAHVAERYFNEQVAKIKSAYSARRNAMLAALGRYMPAGTTWTRPEGGMFIWVTLPESMDGAALLARSVETEKVAFVPGQAFFADRSGTNTIRLSFSCANEAMIDEGIKRLGGLIGGAVSAAA from the coding sequence ATGCTGAACTGGGAATCGATCTTCGCGACGCGCTCGTCGCGGATGCGTGCGTCGGAAATCCGTGAACTGCTGAAACTGCTGGACAAGCCGGACATCATTTCGTTCGCGGGCGGGATTCCCGATCCGAAGCTCTTTCCCGATGAGCACTTCAAGGCAGCCTATGCCGACGTCTTCGCGGGAGAAGGCGTGGGCGCAGCGCTGCAATACTCCGTGAGCGAAGGCTACAAGCCGCTGCGTGAATGGCTTCAGAGCGAGATGGGCCGGATCGGCATCGACTGCACGGCCGACAACATCTTCATCACCTCGGGTTCGCAGCAAGCCCTCGACTACATCGGCAAGCTCTTCCTCTCGCCGAAGGACACTGCACTCGTCACGTGGCCGACCTATCTCGGCGCGCTGCAGGCCTTCAACGCCTATGAGCCGACCTTCGACCAGCTCTCGCTTTCCGGCAACCGGACGCCCGAGAGCTACCAGGCGGCGGCACAAAAGGCGGGCGGCGAGGTGAAGTTCGCCTATCTTTCATCCGACTTCGCCAACCCGACCGGAGAGACGGTCGACCGCGCCGGACGCGAGCGTCTTCTCGACATGGCCGGGGAGCTCGACATCGCGGTCATCGAGGATGCCGCCTATCAGCATTTGCGCTACGAGGGAGAGGCGATCCCGCCGATCCTGTCGCTCGACATCGCCCGCAAGGGCTCGATCGAAAACACGCGCACGATCTATTGCGGCAGTTTTTCCAAGACGCTGGCGCCGGGCCTGCGGGTCGGCTACGTCGTCGCCGCGATGCCGGTCATCCGCAAGCTCGTCCTGATGAAGCAGGCGGCGGACCTGCATTCCTCGACGATCAACCAGATCGCCATCGCCCATGTCGCCGAGCGCTATTTCAATGAGCAGGTCGCCAAGATCAAGTCGGCCTACAGCGCCCGCCGCAACGCCATGCTCGCAGCACTCGGCCGCTATATGCCCGCCGGTACGACCTGGACCAGGCCCGAGGGCGGCATGTTCATTTGGGTCACCTTGCCGGAAAGCATGGATGGAGCGGCATTGCTCGCCCGCTCCGTCGAGACGGAAAAGGTGGCTTTCGTGCCCGGCCAGGCTTTCTTCGCCGACCGTTCGGGCACCAACACCATCCGGCTCTCCTTCTCCTGCGCAAACGAGGCGATGATCGACGAGGGCATAAAGCGGCTCGGGGGGCTGATCGGCGGCGCGGTCTCGGCAGCGGCCTGA
- a CDS encoding cupin domain-containing protein — MDDTVQNPDGTTAASQTLHFLGNLLTFRARSAQTGGSFSLAECLTAPGAGSPPHTQKDEEAFLVIDGQFEFMLSGEMRICGPGDFVHVAPDTPHAFRNPGDRPARMLIINLPGGFHEGFFDAVGDVVDPATTSFPPMSPPDIATIAAAASRYEIELLPPST, encoded by the coding sequence ATGGATGACACAGTTCAGAATCCGGACGGCACGACCGCCGCCTCGCAGACGCTTCACTTTCTCGGAAATCTTCTCACCTTCCGTGCGCGGTCGGCCCAGACCGGCGGCAGTTTCTCCCTCGCGGAGTGCCTGACGGCGCCGGGTGCCGGTTCACCGCCCCATACGCAAAAGGACGAGGAAGCCTTTCTGGTCATCGACGGACAGTTCGAGTTCATGCTCAGTGGAGAAATGCGCATCTGCGGACCGGGCGATTTTGTCCATGTCGCGCCGGATACGCCACACGCCTTCCGCAACCCCGGTGACAGGCCGGCGAGAATGCTGATCATCAACCTGCCGGGCGGCTTCCATGAAGGCTTCTTCGACGCAGTCGGCGACGTCGTCGATCCGGCGACGACAAGCTTTCCGCCGATGTCGCCTCCCGACATCGCGACGATTGCAGCCGCGGCATCACGTTACGAGATCGAGCTTCTGCCGCCGTCAACCTGA
- a CDS encoding bifunctional helix-turn-helix transcriptional regulator/GNAT family N-acetyltransferase, whose amino-acid sequence MPEKRDLTTIDAVRAFNRLYTDRIGILDRAYLKANCTLAEARVIYELGARGQASAAELVRDLYLDPAYLSRILKAFRVKKLVEQTRDPADGRSQLLALTAGGMAEFEALANLSREQLATMLEELGPAERGTLVEAMATISRLLDGDRRNAVPPVLRPHQPGDLGWMVQSQAEFYTREFSWNDQFEALVSDVASKFLANFDAAKERCWIAERHGVRIGSILVMNGGDGVAKLRLLYVDEAARGLGLGRLLVDQCIEFARRSGYRRMTLWTNDILHAARHIYIKAGFRLDSEQRHTLFGPELNGQTWALDL is encoded by the coding sequence ATGCCGGAAAAACGAGACCTGACGACCATAGATGCGGTGCGTGCCTTCAACCGGTTATACACCGATCGCATCGGCATTCTCGACCGCGCCTATCTCAAGGCGAACTGCACGCTGGCGGAAGCGCGCGTGATCTACGAGCTCGGTGCCCGCGGGCAAGCCTCGGCCGCCGAACTCGTCCGCGACCTGTACCTCGATCCTGCCTATCTCAGTCGCATCCTCAAGGCCTTCCGGGTGAAGAAGCTGGTCGAACAGACCCGCGATCCGGCAGACGGCCGCAGCCAGCTTTTGGCACTGACCGCTGGCGGCATGGCCGAATTCGAAGCCCTCGCAAATCTCTCCAGAGAACAGCTCGCGACCATGCTGGAGGAGCTCGGCCCCGCCGAACGCGGAACGCTGGTCGAGGCGATGGCGACCATCTCCCGCCTTCTCGACGGCGACAGGCGCAACGCGGTCCCGCCGGTGCTGCGGCCGCACCAGCCGGGCGATCTCGGCTGGATGGTGCAGTCGCAGGCGGAATTCTACACCCGCGAATTCAGCTGGAACGATCAGTTCGAGGCGCTCGTCAGCGACGTCGCCTCGAAATTCCTGGCGAATTTCGACGCCGCTAAGGAGCGTTGCTGGATCGCCGAGCGACATGGCGTCCGGATCGGCTCGATTCTGGTGATGAACGGCGGCGACGGCGTCGCCAAGTTGCGGCTGCTCTATGTCGACGAAGCCGCCCGTGGGCTCGGGCTCGGGCGCCTGCTGGTCGACCAGTGCATCGAATTCGCGCGCCGCAGCGGCTATCGGCGCATGACGCTGTGGACCAACGACATTCTGCACGCGGCGAGGCACATCTACATCAAGGCCGGGTTCAGGCTGGACTCGGAGCAGCGCCACACGTTGTTCGGCCCGGAGCTGAACGGCCAGACATGGGCGCTCGATCTTTAG
- the ilvC gene encoding ketol-acid reductoisomerase: MRVYYDRDADLNLIKSKKVAIIGYGSQGRAHALNLKDSGAQNVAIALKAGSATAKKAEADGFKVMTVAEAAGWADLMMMATPDELQAGIYKSEIAPNIRDGAAIAFAHGLNVHFGLIEPKASIDVVMIAPKGPGHTVRGEYQKGGGVPCLVAVHQNASGNALELALSYACGVGGGRSGIIETTFQEECETDLFGEQVVLCGGLVELIRAGFETLVEGGYAPEMAYFECLHEVKLIVDLIYEGGIANMNYSISNTAEWGEYVTGPRIITAETKAEMKRVLHDIQTGKFTSEWMQEWHSGAARFKGIRRMNDKHQIEEVGEKLRGMMPWIGKNKLVDKAKN, translated from the coding sequence ATGCGCGTCTATTACGATCGTGATGCCGACTTGAACCTCATCAAGTCGAAGAAGGTTGCCATCATCGGCTACGGCAGCCAGGGCCGCGCCCATGCGCTGAACCTCAAGGATTCCGGTGCGCAGAACGTCGCCATCGCCCTCAAGGCGGGCTCCGCGACCGCCAAGAAGGCCGAAGCCGATGGCTTCAAGGTCATGACGGTTGCCGAAGCGGCCGGCTGGGCCGACCTGATGATGATGGCGACCCCGGACGAACTCCAGGCCGGCATCTACAAGTCGGAAATCGCCCCGAACATCCGTGACGGCGCGGCGATCGCCTTCGCCCACGGCCTCAACGTCCACTTCGGCCTGATCGAGCCGAAGGCCTCCATCGACGTCGTGATGATCGCGCCGAAGGGCCCGGGCCACACGGTCCGCGGCGAATACCAGAAGGGCGGCGGCGTGCCGTGCCTGGTCGCCGTTCACCAGAACGCCTCCGGCAATGCGCTTGAACTCGCGCTCTCCTACGCCTGCGGCGTCGGCGGCGGCCGTTCGGGCATCATCGAAACCACCTTCCAGGAAGAATGCGAAACCGACCTCTTCGGCGAACAGGTCGTTCTCTGCGGCGGTCTGGTCGAACTCATCCGCGCCGGCTTCGAAACGCTGGTCGAAGGCGGCTACGCTCCGGAAATGGCCTATTTCGAGTGCCTGCACGAAGTGAAGCTGATCGTCGACCTGATCTATGAAGGCGGTATCGCCAACATGAACTACTCGATCTCGAACACCGCCGAGTGGGGCGAATACGTCACCGGCCCGCGCATCATCACGGCTGAAACCAAGGCCGAAATGAAGCGCGTCCTGCATGACATCCAGACAGGCAAGTTCACTTCCGAATGGATGCAGGAATGGCATTCGGGCGCTGCCCGCTTCAAGGGCATCCGCCGCATGAACGACAAGCACCAGATCGAGGAAGTCGGCGAAAAGCTGCGCGGCATGATGCCGTGGATCGGCAAGAACAAGCTCGTCGACAAGGCGAAGAACTAA
- a CDS encoding TetR/AcrR family transcriptional regulator, producing MQTDDSTSTEFTPRQSAVLAEALRLLVEGGDKALTTAGLARAANCSKESLYKWFGDRDGLLSAMISYQASKVRTFERSGERLTAESLTQHLELFARDLLGVLAGDVSLALNRLAIGQTSRDGSKLGRMLLERGRRQIDRRARALLESGQRDGLLRFFDGEEAYRTLYGLIVSDMHVRMLLGEKPDIENFGARAAKAISSFLTLYGTEKMLAD from the coding sequence TTGCAGACCGACGACTCCACGTCCACCGAGTTCACGCCGCGCCAGAGCGCCGTGCTGGCCGAGGCGTTGCGTCTTCTCGTCGAAGGCGGCGACAAGGCCTTGACCACCGCCGGCCTGGCGCGCGCGGCCAATTGTTCGAAGGAGAGCCTCTACAAGTGGTTCGGCGATCGCGACGGCTTGCTTTCCGCGATGATCTCGTATCAGGCGAGCAAGGTGCGGACCTTCGAACGATCCGGCGAGCGACTGACCGCAGAAAGCCTGACGCAGCATCTCGAGCTCTTCGCCCGCGATCTTCTGGGCGTTCTCGCGGGCGACGTGTCGCTGGCGCTCAACCGGCTGGCGATCGGCCAGACAAGTCGCGACGGATCGAAGCTCGGCCGGATGTTGCTCGAACGCGGACGGCGACAGATCGACCGACGGGCGCGCGCGCTTCTGGAGAGCGGACAGCGGGATGGCCTGCTGCGCTTTTTTGACGGCGAAGAGGCGTACCGGACGCTTTACGGTTTGATCGTCTCGGACATGCATGTTCGCATGCTGCTCGGCGAAAAGCCGGACATAGAAAATTTCGGAGCCCGGGCGGCGAAGGCGATTTCGTCCTTCCTGACGCTCTACGGCACGGAGAAGATGCTGGCGGACTGA
- a CDS encoding TetR/AcrR family transcriptional regulator translates to MTGQEKSFERVNQKRRTRAELLRAAQDLTAKGQQPSVAEVADHAGISRATAYRYFSTPEDMVREAALDAVARGISIELPKEGDGVVSVPLRVESVVRQVYDMVETNEAMFRALLASSVGGKGEAKRGARRIAWLTAALEPLRQTLPPDEFRRLVHGLALMTGIETLVVLRDVCDLKPGEAQEVVLWAAKALLAGALGGAVETAGEGASHGPR, encoded by the coding sequence ATGACTGGTCAAGAGAAAAGTTTCGAACGCGTAAACCAGAAGCGTCGTACGCGCGCCGAGTTGCTACGCGCCGCACAGGACCTGACTGCGAAGGGGCAGCAGCCGTCGGTCGCCGAGGTGGCCGACCATGCCGGCATCTCCCGGGCGACTGCCTACCGCTATTTCTCGACCCCGGAAGATATGGTCCGCGAGGCAGCGCTAGACGCGGTGGCACGTGGCATAAGCATCGAACTTCCGAAGGAGGGCGACGGAGTTGTCTCGGTGCCGCTGCGGGTGGAGAGCGTCGTCCGGCAGGTCTATGACATGGTGGAGACGAACGAAGCGATGTTCAGGGCGCTGCTGGCAAGCAGCGTCGGCGGCAAGGGTGAGGCCAAGAGAGGTGCGCGTCGCATTGCATGGCTGACCGCCGCGCTCGAGCCTCTACGACAGACGCTTCCGCCTGACGAATTTCGACGGCTGGTTCACGGCCTGGCCCTGATGACCGGGATTGAAACGCTTGTGGTTCTGAGGGATGTCTGCGACCTCAAACCCGGCGAGGCCCAAGAAGTCGTCCTATGGGCGGCAAAGGCTTTGCTCGCGGGTGCGTTGGGTGGGGCGGTCGAAACAGCGGGAGAGGGGGCGTCGCATGGCCCGCGGTAG